The following are from one region of the Parafrankia discariae genome:
- a CDS encoding response regulator: MTPLRVVVADDQALVRAGFRMILTADGIEVAADAADGAQAVDAVRRTCPDVVLMDIRMPVMDGLEATRRILSTPAEAPRVIILTTFDVDQYVYSALTAGASGFLLKDVSPEQLVAAVRLVRAGDALLAPTITRRLVERFAAPERVAAATHRDLATLTPRELEVLRFLARGLSNAELAARFQLSEATVKTHVARILAKLRLRDRVQAVVVAYETGLVTPGGR, from the coding sequence GTGACGCCGCTGCGGGTGGTCGTCGCCGACGATCAGGCGCTGGTCCGCGCGGGGTTCCGGATGATTCTCACCGCCGACGGGATCGAGGTCGCCGCGGACGCCGCCGACGGCGCCCAGGCCGTCGACGCCGTCCGGCGGACCTGCCCGGATGTCGTGCTCATGGACATCCGCATGCCGGTGATGGACGGGCTGGAGGCCACCCGCCGGATCCTGAGCACCCCGGCGGAGGCACCCCGGGTGATCATCCTGACCACGTTCGACGTCGACCAGTACGTCTACTCGGCGCTGACCGCCGGCGCCAGCGGCTTCCTGCTCAAGGACGTCAGCCCCGAGCAACTGGTGGCCGCCGTCCGGCTGGTCCGCGCGGGGGACGCGCTGCTCGCACCGACGATCACCCGCCGGCTGGTGGAGCGGTTCGCCGCGCCGGAGCGGGTGGCCGCCGCGACGCATCGCGACCTGGCGACGCTGACCCCACGGGAGCTGGAGGTCCTCCGGTTTCTCGCCCGTGGCCTGAGCAACGCCGAGCTGGCGGCGCGTTTCCAGCTCAGTGAGGCCACGGTGAAGACCCATGTGGCCCGGATCCTCGCCAAGCTACGGCTACGGGACCGGGTCCAGGCGGTCGTCGTCGCCTACGAGACGGGGCTGGTCACCCCGGGGGGTCGGTAG
- a CDS encoding MFS transporter: MAKATTTTGKHRWAVLANTTAAVFMSALDGSIVLIALPPIFLGIDLDPLAPGNVSYLLWMIMGYRLVQAVLVVPLGRLGDMFGRVRIYNAGFVVFTVASILLSFDPFHGRSAATWLIGWRVLQAVGGSMLAANSAAILTDVFPADQRGLALGINQVAALAGQFIGLVAGGVLAVLDWRAVFWVNVPVGVFGTIWAYRTLREPERRERPKRDRFDWWGNVTFSVGLGAVLIAVTEGLQPYKNHTMAWTSPKVLALLIGGVLLLVAFVVIEKRFESPMFELALFRIRAFSAGNAASLAVSVARGGLQFMLIIWLQGIWLPLHGYDFDDTPFWAGIYLLPLTAGVLVAGPLAGFLSDRSGARGLATTGMLVFAGSFIGLMLLPVNFSYWAFGLLITVNGIGAGMFSAPNSSSIMTSIPSHLRGVGSGMRSTFQNAGSALSIGIFFSLMVAGLSGSLPGAFSTGLRAEGVPADVAQQVGSLPPVASLFAAVLGLNPVEHLLSSTGTLDALAPDHRATVTGREFFPNLISAPFHDGLVVVFAASALLSLLAAAASALRGAHQAARDPLEPVPLEVGLLEMVPAEPVLVEPAGRERGGSGTAGAGPPEADDPGATDPPG; encoded by the coding sequence ATGGCGAAGGCGACCACCACCACCGGAAAGCACCGCTGGGCCGTCCTCGCGAACACGACCGCCGCCGTCTTCATGTCGGCGCTGGACGGCTCCATCGTCCTGATCGCCCTGCCGCCGATCTTCCTCGGCATCGACCTGGATCCGCTCGCGCCCGGCAACGTCAGCTACCTGCTCTGGATGATCATGGGATACCGCCTGGTGCAGGCGGTGCTCGTCGTCCCACTGGGGCGGTTGGGCGACATGTTCGGCCGGGTGCGGATCTACAACGCCGGTTTCGTGGTCTTCACCGTCGCCTCCATCCTGCTGTCCTTCGATCCCTTCCACGGGCGCTCCGCCGCGACCTGGCTGATCGGCTGGCGGGTGCTGCAGGCGGTGGGCGGCTCCATGCTGGCCGCGAACTCGGCCGCGATCCTCACCGACGTCTTCCCGGCCGACCAGCGTGGTCTCGCGCTCGGCATCAACCAGGTCGCCGCGCTCGCCGGACAGTTCATCGGCCTGGTCGCCGGCGGGGTGCTGGCCGTCCTGGACTGGCGCGCGGTGTTCTGGGTGAACGTGCCCGTCGGTGTCTTCGGCACCATCTGGGCCTACCGGACGCTGCGCGAGCCCGAGCGCCGGGAGCGCCCGAAACGGGACCGTTTCGACTGGTGGGGCAACGTCACCTTCTCGGTGGGCCTGGGCGCGGTGCTGATCGCCGTCACCGAGGGCCTGCAGCCCTACAAGAACCACACGATGGCCTGGACCAGTCCGAAGGTCCTGGCGCTGCTCATCGGCGGTGTGCTGCTCCTGGTGGCCTTCGTCGTCATCGAGAAACGGTTCGAGTCACCGATGTTCGAGCTCGCGCTGTTCCGCATCCGGGCCTTCAGCGCCGGGAACGCGGCGAGCCTGGCGGTGTCGGTCGCGCGCGGCGGCCTACAGTTCATGCTGATCATCTGGTTGCAGGGAATCTGGCTGCCCCTGCACGGCTACGACTTCGACGACACCCCCTTCTGGGCCGGGATCTACCTGCTGCCGCTGACCGCCGGCGTCCTCGTCGCGGGCCCGCTGGCCGGGTTCCTGTCCGACCGTTCCGGCGCCCGCGGCCTGGCCACCACCGGAATGCTGGTGTTCGCGGGCAGCTTCATCGGCCTCATGCTGCTGCCCGTCAACTTCTCGTACTGGGCGTTCGGCCTGCTGATCACCGTGAACGGCATCGGCGCCGGGATGTTCTCCGCGCCGAACTCGTCCTCGATCATGACCAGCATCCCGTCCCACCTGCGCGGGGTCGGATCCGGGATGCGCTCGACCTTCCAGAACGCCGGCAGCGCGCTGTCCATCGGCATCTTCTTCTCGCTGATGGTCGCCGGGCTCTCGGGCAGCCTGCCGGGAGCCTTCTCCACCGGCCTGCGGGCGGAGGGCGTGCCCGCCGACGTCGCCCAGCAGGTCGGCTCGCTGCCTCCGGTGGCGTCGCTGTTCGCCGCGGTGCTCGGCCTGAACCCGGTCGAGCACCTGCTGAGCTCGACCGGCACGTTGGACGCCCTGGCGCCGGACCACCGGGCGACCGTGACCGGCCGGGAGTTCTTCCCCAACCTCATCTCGGCGCCGTTCCACGACGGCCTGGTCGTCGTGTTCGCCGCCTCGGCGCTGCTCAGCCTGCTCGCCGCCGCGGCGTCGGCGTTGCGCGGCGCCCACCAGGCCGCGCGGGACCCGCTCGAACCGGTCCCGCTCGAGGTGGGCCTGCTCGAGATGGTGCCGGCGGAGCCCGTCCTCGTCGAGCCGGCGGGCCGCGAGCGCGGCGGCTCCGGGACGGCCGGCGCGGGCCCACCCGAAGCCGATGACCCGGGCGCTACCGACCCCCCGGGGTGA
- a CDS encoding ABC transporter permease: protein MNPAGPLVRVVLAGVGRRRAQASVVALTALLAVTASVLALGLLAGSRAPFDRAFAAQRGAHLTVQFDATKATAAQLAATGSATPVARAAGPFPLAELRPRIVSGAPGLPVGLGLPPMTVVGRDRPGGGPDSIDQVAVVEGRWATGQGEIVLDPENLPPSLLGARLELPDLPGAPALTVVGLAHSTGGSARAWVAADALAALVPGDGPAGFQMLYRLTAAGTEGAIDSGRAAISAGVPAGAVTGSRSYLDVRAGALVRTAVFTPFVAAFGVLGLAMSVLIVGTVVAGGVGATIWRTGVLRSLGLTPAQAAGAHVAQVLVPATGGVGLGILCGNLLAQVVFDESASAYGAVTPSVPLWVDAAVGAGALVLVAVAALLPALHAGRRSPVEAMRLGRVPRPGRGRWAGRLAARLPLPRPLSLGLAHPFARPARSGVLAVAVAFGAMGVSFAVGLAATLDSITTDNSRDEAGAVVVDNHVQVEHDRSPGAAAPVPVPAPAQAPARAPAAVDGAAVAVQAADVAKVIAAQPGTGRFFTSASAEVRALGIVGPVTVTAHTGDSSWGARPLIAGHWFRGPGEVVADTRLLDETGAGIGDTVTVSANGASVVLRIVGEVFDLDDDTVDLATDEASLRGLDLGLVPDSFSIDLRPGTDLVRYVDTLRAALASHSVEVRANTGEGSEVIAIMDALIATLTLLLVVVAGLGVLNTVVLDTRERVHDLGIVKAIGMTPRQVLAMVLTSAAGIGACAAAVGVPAGVALHHRVVPLMGNAARTDMPRTYIDVYAPVPVALLLLGGLLIAVLGALAPAGWAAGTRATTALRAE, encoded by the coding sequence GTGAACCCCGCCGGGCCGCTGGTGCGCGTCGTGCTCGCCGGTGTCGGCCGGCGCCGGGCCCAGGCGTCGGTGGTGGCGCTGACCGCGCTGCTCGCCGTGACGGCCTCGGTGCTCGCGCTCGGCCTGCTCGCCGGGTCACGCGCGCCGTTCGACCGCGCGTTCGCCGCTCAGCGCGGCGCGCATCTCACCGTTCAGTTCGACGCGACGAAGGCCACGGCCGCCCAGCTCGCCGCTACCGGGTCGGCGACGCCGGTCGCGCGGGCCGCCGGCCCGTTCCCGCTCGCCGAGCTGCGGCCCCGCATCGTCAGCGGCGCCCCGGGACTCCCCGTCGGACTCGGACTGCCACCTATGACGGTCGTCGGCAGGGACCGGCCGGGCGGCGGCCCTGACTCGATCGACCAGGTCGCCGTCGTCGAGGGCCGCTGGGCCACCGGCCAGGGAGAGATCGTTCTCGATCCGGAGAACCTGCCACCCTCGCTGCTCGGTGCCCGGCTCGAGCTGCCCGACCTGCCCGGCGCCCCCGCCCTGACCGTGGTGGGCCTCGCCCACTCGACGGGTGGCAGCGCCCGGGCCTGGGTCGCGGCGGACGCCCTGGCGGCGCTGGTTCCAGGGGACGGCCCCGCGGGTTTCCAGATGCTCTACCGGCTCACCGCCGCCGGCACCGAGGGCGCGATCGACTCCGGCCGGGCGGCGATCTCGGCCGGTGTACCCGCCGGCGCGGTCACCGGGAGCAGGTCCTACCTGGACGTCCGGGCCGGCGCCCTGGTCCGGACCGCGGTGTTCACCCCGTTCGTGGCGGCGTTCGGCGTACTCGGCCTGGCCATGTCCGTGCTGATCGTCGGCACCGTCGTCGCGGGCGGCGTCGGCGCGACGATCTGGCGCACCGGAGTGCTGAGATCACTGGGGCTCACCCCGGCCCAGGCGGCCGGGGCGCATGTCGCCCAGGTGCTCGTCCCGGCCACGGGTGGTGTCGGCCTGGGCATCCTGTGCGGCAACCTGCTCGCCCAGGTCGTCTTCGACGAGTCGGCGAGTGCCTACGGCGCCGTCACGCCGTCCGTGCCGCTGTGGGTGGACGCGGCCGTCGGCGCGGGTGCTCTGGTGCTCGTCGCCGTCGCGGCGCTGCTGCCCGCCCTGCACGCCGGGCGGCGCAGCCCCGTCGAGGCGATGCGGCTCGGGCGCGTGCCCCGACCGGGGCGGGGCCGGTGGGCCGGCCGGCTCGCCGCCCGGCTGCCGCTGCCGCGGCCGCTGAGCCTGGGGCTCGCCCATCCGTTCGCCCGTCCCGCCCGTTCAGGCGTGCTCGCCGTCGCGGTGGCGTTCGGGGCGATGGGGGTTTCGTTCGCGGTCGGCCTGGCCGCGACCCTCGACTCCATCACGACGGACAACAGCCGGGACGAGGCCGGAGCGGTCGTCGTGGACAACCACGTCCAGGTGGAGCATGACCGGAGCCCGGGAGCCGCGGCGCCGGTGCCGGTGCCGGCACCGGCCCAGGCGCCGGCCCGGGCACCGGCTGCCGTGGACGGGGCGGCGGTCGCGGTCCAGGCGGCGGACGTGGCCAAGGTGATCGCGGCACAGCCGGGCACCGGCCGATTCTTCACCAGCGCGTCCGCCGAGGTGCGCGCGCTCGGGATCGTCGGGCCGGTGACGGTCACCGCCCACACCGGCGACTCGTCCTGGGGCGCCCGCCCGCTGATCGCCGGCCACTGGTTCCGCGGGCCGGGCGAGGTGGTCGCCGACACGCGACTCCTGGACGAGACCGGCGCGGGGATCGGCGACACCGTGACCGTCTCCGCGAACGGGGCGTCGGTGGTCCTGCGGATCGTCGGGGAGGTCTTCGACCTCGATGACGACACCGTCGACCTGGCAACCGACGAGGCCTCCCTGCGTGGCCTCGACCTTGGCCTGGTCCCCGACAGCTTCAGCATCGATCTTCGGCCCGGGACCGACCTGGTGCGCTACGTGGACACCTTGCGGGCCGCGCTCGCCTCGCACTCGGTGGAGGTGCGGGCGAACACCGGGGAGGGCTCCGAGGTGATTGCGATCATGGACGCGCTCATCGCCACCCTCACCCTGCTTCTGGTCGTCGTCGCGGGCCTCGGCGTGCTCAACACCGTCGTTCTGGACACCAGGGAGCGCGTCCACGACCTCGGCATCGTCAAGGCGATCGGCATGACACCGCGGCAGGTCCTCGCGATGGTGCTCACCTCGGCCGCGGGCATCGGGGCCTGCGCCGCGGCGGTCGGGGTGCCGGCCGGCGTCGCGCTGCACCACCGCGTCGTGCCGCTGATGGGCAACGCCGCGAGAACGGACATGCCGCGGACCTACATCGACGTCTACGCTCCGGTGCCGGTCGCCCTGCTGCTCCTCGGCGGCCTCCTCATCGCGGTGCTCGGTGCCCTGGCCCCGGCCGGATGGGCGGCCGGGACCAGGGCCACGACCGCACTGCGGGCCGAATGA
- a CDS encoding sensor histidine kinase: MIWAAVRRHRERTGPASLTVWAWSADAILAVVLALGAMTAIHGDRLLAVPEQRESQAWSVERPDRPVRVPPPAPAPPTAPLPAGRAGPPDPAEPPDPAEAPRLIAVQVEVADWQLALAVLIALPLAARRRFPLATYGVVIAAAALLKLGVHIDDLTTFAFAACLIAGYSAAMYSPHRAWAAAGLAGGVVVLSLDHRTSIPEIAPDYFPFLLLIPLGLAANAAHTRTQRARVRDAERAAERRQATDQERARIARELHDVVTHNVSVMVIQAGAARKVLDAAPDQAREALRAVEASGRSAMTELRHVMGLLTTTGGDDLTPQPGLGRLDGLVRRVRDTGVDVELSTVGTPVPLPGGVDLAAFRVGQEALTNAVRHAAGARVRVTVTYSPELVRVEVIDTGGVRASVGGAVSAVGAGSMVGSASAVGAGGGTGLIGLRERLAVYGGTLTAGPRPTGGYRVLAEIPLDGPDGPDNP; this comes from the coding sequence GTGATCTGGGCGGCGGTGCGGCGGCACCGGGAACGGACCGGCCCGGCCAGCCTCACCGTCTGGGCGTGGTCAGCCGACGCGATCCTCGCCGTGGTGCTGGCCCTGGGCGCGATGACCGCCATCCACGGTGACCGTCTCCTCGCCGTACCGGAACAACGGGAGAGTCAGGCCTGGTCCGTCGAGCGACCGGACCGGCCGGTGCGGGTGCCCCCGCCCGCGCCCGCGCCGCCGACCGCGCCACTACCGGCGGGCCGGGCCGGGCCGCCGGACCCGGCCGAACCGCCGGACCCGGCCGAGGCGCCGCGGCTCATCGCCGTCCAGGTGGAGGTCGCGGACTGGCAGCTGGCGCTGGCCGTTCTCATCGCGCTGCCGCTGGCCGCGCGCCGGCGCTTCCCGCTGGCGACCTACGGAGTCGTCATCGCCGCGGCGGCGCTGCTGAAGCTCGGGGTGCACATCGACGACCTGACGACGTTCGCGTTCGCGGCCTGCCTGATCGCCGGCTACAGCGCCGCGATGTACAGCCCGCACCGGGCGTGGGCGGCGGCGGGCCTGGCCGGTGGTGTCGTGGTGCTCAGCCTCGACCACCGGACGAGCATCCCCGAGATCGCCCCTGACTACTTCCCCTTCCTCCTGCTCATCCCGCTCGGTCTGGCCGCGAACGCCGCGCACACCCGCACCCAGCGCGCGCGGGTACGGGACGCGGAGCGGGCCGCGGAGCGCCGGCAGGCCACCGATCAGGAACGGGCCCGTATCGCGCGCGAACTGCACGACGTGGTCACGCACAATGTGAGCGTGATGGTCATCCAGGCCGGCGCCGCCCGCAAGGTGCTCGACGCCGCGCCCGACCAGGCGCGGGAGGCCCTGCGCGCGGTGGAGGCCAGCGGCCGCAGCGCGATGACCGAACTTCGGCACGTCATGGGCCTGCTGACCACGACCGGCGGCGACGACCTCACTCCCCAGCCGGGGCTCGGTCGCCTCGACGGGCTGGTGCGGCGCGTCCGCGATACGGGTGTCGACGTCGAGCTGAGCACGGTGGGAACACCGGTGCCGTTGCCCGGCGGCGTCGACCTGGCCGCGTTCCGGGTGGGGCAGGAGGCGTTGACCAACGCCGTCCGGCATGCCGCCGGCGCGCGGGTCCGCGTCACCGTCACCTACTCGCCGGAGCTGGTCCGGGTCGAAGTGATCGACACCGGCGGCGTTCGGGCCTCGGTGGGCGGGGCGGTGTCGGCGGTCGGCGCGGGCTCGATGGTCGGCTCGGCGTCGGCGGTCGGGGCGGGCGGCGGCACCGGGCTGATCGGCCTGCGGGAACGGCTCGCCGTCTACGGTGGCACGCTGACGGCGGGCCCGCGCCCGACCGGCGGGTACCGGGTGCTGGCGGAGATCCCGCTGGACGGCCCGGACGGCCCGGACAACCCGTGA
- a CDS encoding ABC transporter ATP-binding protein, translated as MPVPPAIAVHEITKRYDGAAAALSGISLTAAPGESLAIVGPSGSGKSTLLNMVAGLDRPSTGSVTVDGVRVDRLSETAAAKFRRARIGMIFQFFNLLNDLTVLDNVLLPAQLAGTPAARARARADELLGYLGMAGHAGAYPGRLSGGERQRVAVARALMNRPALLLADEPTGALDSAAAAQVRDLLAAVNADGQTILLVTHDAALAASCAGRTVELVDGTVARDTGARDTGTDTGTDTGDGGAGAGGARDTGSGDPAPVAR; from the coding sequence ATGCCCGTGCCCCCAGCCATCGCCGTTCATGAGATCACCAAGAGATACGACGGCGCCGCCGCGGCGCTGTCCGGGATCTCGCTCACCGCGGCACCCGGCGAATCGCTGGCGATCGTCGGGCCGTCCGGCAGCGGCAAGTCGACGCTGCTGAACATGGTGGCCGGGCTGGACCGGCCGAGTACCGGCAGCGTCACGGTCGACGGTGTGCGGGTCGACCGGCTGAGCGAGACCGCCGCGGCGAAGTTCCGCCGCGCACGGATCGGAATGATCTTCCAGTTCTTCAACCTGCTCAATGATCTGACGGTCCTCGACAACGTGCTGCTGCCGGCCCAGCTGGCCGGCACGCCGGCCGCCCGGGCACGTGCCCGCGCCGACGAGCTGCTCGGCTACCTCGGCATGGCCGGGCACGCCGGCGCCTACCCGGGACGGCTCTCCGGCGGCGAGCGTCAGCGGGTCGCCGTCGCCCGCGCACTGATGAACCGGCCCGCGCTGCTCCTCGCGGACGAGCCGACCGGCGCGCTGGACAGCGCCGCCGCCGCCCAGGTCCGGGATCTGCTGGCCGCCGTCAACGCCGACGGGCAGACCATCCTGCTGGTCACCCATGACGCGGCGCTCGCCGCCTCCTGCGCGGGCCGCACCGTCGAACTGGTGGACGGGACCGTCGCCCGCGACACCGGTGCCCGCGACACCGGCACCGACACCGGCACCGACACCGGGGACGGCGGTGCCGGTGCCGGCGGCGCCCGCGACACCGGCTCCGGTGACCCGGCTCCGGTGGCCCGGTGA
- a CDS encoding DUF6461 domain-containing protein — protein sequence MFRPDLESRQISLPEQTVELPADLLDPLAHVVAEVFPQLVAHIPPTPAAELGRLGVAGALPAALPLPAAAGGPVLTALRSAGPCLPERLLGALELAVDELPLRAPRGLARFLVDARPGAPLGGNGTRASAAAAGESEAVQAVALLDELHPGVSDLIHGYLRALVGHPAVAPLLAADHPAGADGPLGGAPFEGDAPFEGGGPDDSRLGDTTLDDTTLDGATLGGSLFGPPDELADEPTLAARHGAAHLALAVTVAAAVLRELDPPMIGTGAPGIVGTAVGSAALVLPSRPMPPAYPAALLTRRRAEYRLPRQAAGCVTVDGNCFGLVEGELPNPPSFARNGLVEAVAGGVLVRTGVGTGRVRVSLRVLATPPVPPAPADAVRWDEIVDVSWTAANGAAAATGAHTRVGSGTGAGAAGTAAGTGAGGPAGAGPATELAHLTTPPWPGDYRLRVHARGRDGAGEDETYDLVVWSAPAAPETVHRRTDQLGHRLRGEELPPVVTLPETRYRWVRRRSAFREAATFTVVVGASAEDVVRCFDADPGAPCSLSRLRDDRRTDPYVLVLPLDGDDRAVLAVEDNGFQGSRHPVLSAVSRHGLAASMFWNINALTRLSLARDGEVLAAFEPGPDAVPDAVVPLLRDVDLAGATDRVAKGLVVVERFTGHPILPEQLDRIVDNDVAYLINQH from the coding sequence GTGTTTCGACCGGACCTGGAAAGCCGTCAGATTTCCCTCCCCGAGCAGACCGTCGAGCTGCCGGCGGACCTCCTGGATCCGCTCGCACACGTCGTCGCGGAGGTATTTCCCCAGCTGGTGGCCCATATTCCGCCCACCCCGGCGGCTGAGCTCGGCCGGCTCGGCGTAGCGGGAGCGTTGCCGGCAGCGCTCCCGCTGCCGGCCGCGGCCGGGGGACCGGTGCTGACCGCGTTGCGCTCGGCCGGGCCGTGCCTGCCCGAACGGCTGCTCGGCGCGCTCGAGCTCGCCGTCGACGAGCTTCCGCTGCGTGCCCCGCGCGGCCTGGCCCGATTCCTGGTCGACGCCCGGCCGGGCGCCCCGCTCGGCGGGAACGGCACGCGCGCCTCGGCCGCCGCGGCGGGTGAGTCCGAGGCGGTCCAGGCGGTCGCGCTCCTGGACGAGCTCCACCCCGGGGTGTCCGATCTGATCCACGGTTACCTGCGTGCGCTGGTCGGGCATCCCGCCGTGGCCCCGCTGCTGGCGGCGGACCACCCCGCCGGTGCGGACGGCCCGCTCGGCGGCGCCCCGTTCGAGGGCGACGCCCCGTTCGAGGGCGGCGGCCCGGACGACAGCCGGCTCGGCGACACCACACTCGACGACACCACACTCGACGGGGCCACACTCGGCGGGAGTTTGTTCGGGCCGCCGGACGAGCTCGCCGACGAGCCCACCCTGGCCGCCCGGCACGGAGCCGCCCACCTGGCACTCGCGGTCACCGTCGCCGCCGCCGTCCTGCGCGAGCTGGACCCGCCGATGATCGGCACCGGCGCGCCGGGCATCGTCGGCACGGCCGTGGGATCCGCCGCGCTGGTACTCCCGTCGCGGCCGATGCCGCCCGCCTACCCGGCCGCGCTCCTGACCCGACGGCGCGCGGAGTACCGGCTGCCGCGGCAGGCCGCCGGCTGCGTCACCGTCGACGGGAACTGTTTCGGGCTGGTGGAGGGCGAACTGCCGAACCCGCCGAGCTTCGCCCGCAACGGTCTGGTGGAGGCCGTCGCGGGCGGCGTCCTCGTCCGGACGGGCGTGGGTACCGGCCGGGTGCGGGTGTCGCTGCGGGTGCTGGCGACACCGCCGGTCCCGCCCGCCCCCGCCGACGCCGTCCGCTGGGACGAGATCGTCGATGTGAGCTGGACGGCCGCGAACGGTGCCGCCGCGGCGACCGGAGCCCACACCCGAGTGGGATCCGGAACGGGTGCGGGAGCGGCGGGAACGGCGGCGGGAACGGGCGCCGGCGGGCCGGCCGGTGCCGGCCCGGCCACCGAGCTCGCTCACCTGACGACACCGCCCTGGCCCGGGGACTACCGGCTGCGGGTTCACGCCCGCGGGCGGGACGGCGCCGGCGAGGACGAGACCTACGACCTGGTGGTCTGGAGCGCCCCGGCCGCACCCGAGACCGTCCACCGGCGCACCGACCAGCTGGGGCACCGGCTGCGTGGCGAGGAGCTCCCGCCGGTCGTGACGCTGCCCGAGACCCGGTACCGGTGGGTGCGCCGGCGCAGCGCCTTCCGCGAGGCCGCCACGTTCACCGTCGTGGTCGGCGCCTCGGCCGAGGACGTCGTGCGCTGCTTCGACGCCGATCCCGGCGCCCCGTGCTCACTGTCCCGGCTGCGCGACGACCGGCGTACCGACCCGTACGTGCTGGTCCTGCCGCTCGACGGCGACGACCGCGCGGTGCTCGCCGTCGAGGACAACGGCTTCCAGGGCTCGCGGCATCCGGTGCTGTCCGCGGTCTCCCGGCACGGCCTGGCGGCGAGCATGTTCTGGAACATCAACGCGCTCACCCGGCTCTCGCTCGCCCGGGACGGCGAGGTGCTCGCCGCGTTCGAACCGGGGCCGGACGCCGTCCCCGACGCGGTCGTCCCGCTGCTCCGGGACGTCGACCTGGCCGGCGCGACGGACCGGGTCGCCAAGGGTCTCGTCGTCGTCGAGCGGTTCACCGGGCATCCGATCCTGCCCGAGCAGCTGGACCGGATCGTCGACAACGACGTCGCGTACCTGATCAACCAGCACTGA
- a CDS encoding glycoside hydrolase family 6 protein, producing MPAARPNRNPAARPRTVEYGFGGDAAGADTDHQTSIHPAGTRRTSHHSATHRSSVRRPAAARPAATHRPATAPSRGAPGSRRSPLAGGLARTAFAVTAALTLLGGVGLGRGLAGPDSSEPAVDALAAAVADRVPPPAAGRTTGPTATGPARPAPSGLTAVQVPVAPLTGAAPSVAAQAPPVAAPPAPAAATAGNPFAGARFYIDPADQVAAAINALRGGNPSAIAALEKILRGAHADWFGYADPATTQRNVAGRATTIRGSGALPVFVAYAIPNRDCGSYSAGGAGGTQAYRDWIAAFAAGLSGGPAAVVLEPDAIAQIDCLSPADQQTRYGMLSNAVDVLDAAGATVYLDAGNAGWHSAATMAARLKSAGVDRARGFALNVSNFGATAGEVAFGDAVDATLGGGAHFIVDTSRNGLGPAPDNAWCNPPGRALGTTPTAATGDSDVDAFFWVKVPGESDGTCNGGPAAGQFWPDYAVGLGSRTG from the coding sequence GTGCCCGCGGCTCGCCCCAACAGGAATCCCGCCGCCCGGCCGCGCACCGTCGAATACGGCTTCGGCGGCGACGCCGCCGGCGCGGACACCGACCACCAGACGTCGATTCACCCGGCCGGCACCCGCCGGACCTCGCACCACTCGGCCACACACCGCTCGTCGGTGCGGCGCCCGGCCGCGGCTCGCCCAGCCGCGACGCACCGCCCGGCCACAGCGCCCTCGCGCGGCGCCCCCGGATCACGACGGTCGCCGCTGGCGGGCGGGCTCGCCCGCACGGCGTTCGCGGTCACGGCGGCGCTGACTCTGCTCGGCGGGGTCGGTCTCGGCCGGGGCCTCGCCGGCCCCGACAGCTCCGAACCAGCGGTGGACGCGCTCGCGGCGGCCGTCGCCGACCGCGTGCCCCCGCCCGCCGCCGGGCGCACGACCGGGCCGACCGCGACCGGCCCCGCACGACCGGCCCCGTCCGGGCTGACCGCGGTACAGGTGCCCGTGGCACCACTCACCGGCGCCGCACCGTCCGTCGCCGCCCAGGCCCCGCCGGTGGCCGCGCCGCCGGCGCCCGCCGCCGCGACGGCGGGGAACCCGTTCGCCGGCGCCAGGTTCTACATCGATCCGGCCGACCAGGTCGCCGCCGCGATCAACGCGCTGCGCGGCGGGAATCCATCCGCCATCGCGGCGCTGGAGAAGATCCTGCGTGGCGCGCACGCGGACTGGTTCGGCTATGCCGATCCGGCCACGACCCAGCGCAACGTGGCCGGCCGCGCCACCACCATCAGGGGTAGCGGCGCGCTGCCGGTCTTCGTGGCCTACGCGATCCCGAACCGCGACTGCGGAAGCTATTCCGCCGGCGGCGCCGGCGGCACGCAGGCCTATCGCGACTGGATCGCCGCCTTCGCCGCCGGGCTCTCCGGCGGGCCGGCCGCGGTCGTGCTCGAGCCCGACGCCATCGCCCAGATCGACTGCCTCTCCCCCGCCGATCAGCAGACCCGCTACGGAATGCTGTCGAACGCGGTGGACGTCCTGGACGCCGCGGGGGCGACCGTCTACCTCGACGCAGGCAACGCCGGTTGGCACAGCGCAGCCACCATGGCCGCCCGGCTGAAGTCGGCGGGGGTCGACCGGGCGCGCGGATTCGCGCTGAACGTGTCGAACTTCGGTGCCACCGCCGGCGAGGTCGCCTTCGGTGACGCGGTCGACGCCACGCTGGGCGGCGGAGCCCACTTCATCGTGGACACCAGTCGCAACGGGCTGGGCCCCGCGCCGGACAACGCCTGGTGCAACCCGCCGGGGCGCGCGCTCGGCACCACGCCCACCGCCGCGACGGGCGACAGTGACGTCGACGCGTTCTTCTGGGTCAAGGTCCCCGGAGAGTCGGACGGCACCTGCAACGGCGGCCCCGCCGCCGGCCAGTTCTGGCCGGACTACGCCGTTGGCCTGGGCAGCCGCACCGGCTGA